A single region of the Malaclemys terrapin pileata isolate rMalTer1 chromosome 2, rMalTer1.hap1, whole genome shotgun sequence genome encodes:
- the LOC128832400 gene encoding nucleolar protein 58-like — protein MEGTSAAANSSSLPPPSRRLSQIRRRKKRTREEMFSEIMESSRSDRAHVNEWKETVSKYRKEVSEREDRRDQREERRDQREERRDARDERWRQEDQRMKDATLGLLRRLVEVQERLLENRLPLQPLFHPPPSPCSVSSSPRRVRTRGGGGSVHLPIPPQ, from the exons atggaagggacctcag cagctgcaaattcctcaagcctccctcctccatcccgaaggttatcacagataaggcgtcgtaagaagagaacgcgagaggagatgttttcggaaattatggaatccagccgcagtgacagagctcatgtgaatgagtggaaggaaacagtttcaaagtataggaaagaagtcagtgaacgtgaggacaggagggaccaacgtgaggagaggagggaccaacgtgaggagaggagggacgctcgagatgagaggtggcggcaggaagaccagaggatgaaggatgcaacgctggggctgctccggcgtctggtggaggttcaggaacggctgctggaaaacagactgccgcttcagcccctgtttcaccctcccccctccccatgttccgtatcctcctcacccagacgtgtaagaactcggggggggggaggctccgtacaccttcccattccaccccagtag